Proteins from a single region of Rhodospirillales bacterium:
- a CDS encoding CBS domain-containing protein: MVPLEEYTRVPDTASLYDAAKALEKAMVGPLADPSRPRDRAVLVQASDGRVVGKLSQWYILRGLEPRYSRSFDPLVMVDEYFSWTHPMFANLAEKSHTISVRDLLRDHTSAETIEEDAPLDQAAHQMVHGNFLSLLVMRDKNIVGILRLSDVFKTITAMLDPVKAQPISA, from the coding sequence ATGGTCCCGCTCGAAGAGTACACCCGCGTTCCGGACACCGCGTCGCTGTACGATGCCGCCAAGGCATTGGAGAAGGCGATGGTCGGCCCCCTAGCCGATCCGTCCCGGCCAAGGGACCGCGCCGTCCTCGTGCAGGCTTCGGACGGCCGCGTCGTCGGCAAACTGTCGCAATGGTACATTCTGCGCGGGTTGGAGCCGCGCTACTCCCGTTCGTTCGACCCCCTGGTCATGGTCGACGAATATTTCTCCTGGACACATCCAATGTTCGCCAATCTGGCAGAGAAGTCGCACACCATCAGTGTCAGAGATCTGCTGCGTGACCATACCAGCGCCGAGACGATCGAGGAGGATGCGCCGCTGGATCAAGCCGCTCACCAGATGGTTCACGGCAATTTTCTATCCTTACTGGTCATGCGTGACAAAAATATTGTTGGTATCCTGCGGCTCAGCGACGTCTTCAAGACGATTACTGCGATGCTCGATCCGGTGAAAGCGCAGCCCATCTCCGCCTAG
- a CDS encoding dihydrolipoyl dehydrogenase translates to MSDDQFDVVVIGGGPGGYVAAIRAAQLGMRVACVEKRSTLGGTCLNVGCIPSKALLQSSHLYEEAAKEFAHHGIKVEGVGFDLEAMLARKTKVVQTLTQGIAGLFKKNKVEHVLGHGTILSAEEVSVTPENGGDARVLRAENIVIATGSDVARLPGIEIDEKRIVSSTGALSLERVPQHLVVIGGGFIGIELGSVWRRLGAQVTVVEFLDQIMAGMDGEVAKSMLRILQKQGMAFKLATKVTGANLGEAGVSLTVEPVKGGDGETIEADVVLVSVGRRPNTDGLGLANVGITPDHRGFIAVDHDFQTNVSGIFAIGDVIGGKMLAHKAEEEGVAVMELIAGESGHVNYEAIPGVVYTWPEVAAVGRTEEQLKADGIAYKVGKFPFTANSRARCNAETDGFVKILADAATDRILGAHIIGPEAGDLIQELVVAMEFAGSAEDVARSSHGHPGLAEAMKEAALAVDGRAIHI, encoded by the coding sequence ATGAGCGATGATCAGTTCGATGTGGTGGTGATCGGTGGCGGCCCGGGCGGCTACGTGGCGGCGATCCGGGCGGCGCAGCTCGGCATGCGGGTGGCATGTGTCGAAAAGCGCTCGACCTTGGGTGGCACCTGCCTGAACGTGGGGTGCATCCCCTCGAAGGCGCTGCTGCAGTCCTCCCACCTCTACGAGGAGGCGGCCAAGGAATTCGCCCATCACGGCATCAAGGTCGAGGGCGTCGGCTTCGATCTCGAAGCGATGCTGGCCCGCAAGACCAAGGTGGTGCAGACCCTGACCCAGGGCATTGCCGGCCTGTTCAAGAAGAACAAGGTCGAGCACGTGCTCGGCCACGGCACAATCCTCTCGGCCGAGGAGGTCAGCGTCACGCCCGAGAATGGCGGCGATGCGCGCGTGCTGCGAGCCGAGAACATCGTCATCGCCACCGGCTCCGACGTCGCGCGGCTGCCCGGCATCGAGATCGATGAAAAGCGCATCGTCAGTTCGACCGGTGCGCTGTCGCTCGAACGGGTGCCGCAGCACCTGGTGGTGATCGGCGGCGGGTTCATCGGCATCGAACTCGGCTCGGTATGGCGCCGGCTGGGCGCGCAGGTCACCGTCGTCGAGTTCCTCGATCAGATCATGGCCGGCATGGACGGCGAGGTGGCCAAGTCCATGCTTCGCATCCTGCAGAAACAGGGCATGGCCTTCAAGCTCGCGACCAAAGTGACCGGCGCCAACCTCGGCGAGGCAGGGGTCTCTCTCACCGTCGAGCCGGTCAAGGGCGGCGACGGCGAGACGATCGAAGCGGACGTCGTGCTGGTCTCCGTCGGGCGGCGGCCGAACACTGACGGACTGGGGCTCGCCAACGTTGGTATTACCCCGGATCATCGGGGCTTCATTGCCGTCGACCATGACTTTCAAACCAACGTTTCCGGGATCTTCGCCATTGGCGACGTCATCGGCGGCAAAATGCTGGCGCACAAGGCCGAAGAGGAAGGCGTTGCGGTCATGGAACTGATCGCCGGCGAAAGCGGCCACGTCAATTACGAAGCGATTCCGGGCGTCGTCTATACGTGGCCGGAAGTGGCGGCGGTCGGCCGAACCGAGGAGCAACTCAAGGCCGACGGCATTGCTTATAAGGTCGGCAAGTTTCCCTTCACCGCTAACAGCCGGGCGCGGTGCAATGCCGAGACGGACGGCTTCGTGAAAATCCTCGCCGACGCCGCGACCGATCGCATTCTCGGCGCCCATATCATCGGCCCCGAGGCCGGCGACCTCATCCAGGAACTGGTCGTCGCCATGGAATTCGCCGGCTCGGCGGAAGATGTTGCCCGCTCCAGTCACGGCCATCCGGGGCTTGCCGAGGCGATGAAGGAAGCGGCGCTCGCCGTCGATGGCCGGGCGATCCACATCTGA
- a CDS encoding MFS transporter, whose product MAGVFAFPALLPNFVDEWRLSNTEAGWISGLYFAAHALSAPPIVALTDRIDARRIYVAGALLAALAAVGFSLFADGFWSALTFRVLAGIALAATYMPGLRLLVDRYRGETPSRAISFYTASFSLGTAFSFFLTGQLATEFGWRAAFAATAAAALIAAVVPLALGPALPEHAPVDRTGDGRGVLGVLDIRPVLANRAALSYIVSYGVHCWELFALRSWLVAFLSFCVGLQAGTPAAWIAPTTVATLSGLVAMAASIGGNELALSFGRRRLIALVMVASAAAAAGIGFTVSSPYALVVGLALAYTLLVQLDSAALTAGSVETALPGQRGATLALHSLFGFGCAGIGPVVFGRVLDASGGGGTASSWGLAFLSVAVVGTLGPLALFLLPLRLAPPGDKN is encoded by the coding sequence ATGGCCGGAGTGTTCGCCTTTCCGGCGTTGCTTCCGAACTTCGTCGACGAATGGAGACTTTCGAATACCGAGGCCGGTTGGATTTCCGGCCTCTATTTCGCCGCGCATGCGCTCAGCGCGCCGCCGATCGTAGCGCTGACCGATCGCATCGATGCGCGGCGTATCTACGTCGCCGGCGCGCTCCTCGCGGCGCTGGCCGCCGTCGGCTTCTCCCTCTTCGCCGATGGCTTCTGGTCGGCTCTGACCTTCCGGGTTCTCGCCGGAATCGCGCTGGCAGCCACTTACATGCCGGGGTTGCGTCTCCTCGTCGATCGTTATCGCGGCGAGACGCCATCTCGTGCCATATCGTTCTATACGGCGAGCTTCAGTCTCGGTACGGCGTTCTCGTTCTTCCTTACCGGCCAGTTGGCCACGGAATTCGGCTGGCGCGCGGCCTTCGCGGCGACTGCGGCGGCGGCGTTGATCGCCGCCGTTGTGCCACTGGCGCTCGGCCCCGCCTTGCCCGAGCACGCTCCGGTTGACCGCACCGGAGATGGACGCGGCGTGCTTGGCGTCCTCGATATTCGCCCGGTTCTCGCCAACCGTGCCGCGCTGTCCTACATCGTGAGCTACGGTGTTCATTGCTGGGAACTGTTTGCGCTGCGCTCCTGGCTCGTCGCGTTCCTGTCGTTCTGCGTCGGCCTGCAGGCAGGAACGCCCGCCGCATGGATCGCGCCGACGACGGTGGCGACGCTCAGCGGCCTGGTGGCGATGGCCGCCAGCATCGGCGGCAACGAGCTGGCCCTTTCCTTCGGCCGTCGGCGGTTGATCGCCCTCGTCATGGTCGCGTCGGCCGCCGCCGCTGCCGGCATCGGCTTCACGGTGTCCTCGCCCTACGCGCTTGTCGTCGGTCTCGCGCTGGCCTACACGCTCCTCGTTCAGCTTGACTCGGCGGCCCTGACCGCGGGTTCCGTCGAAACGGCGTTGCCGGGTCAGCGGGGGGCGACGCTTGCACTGCATTCGCTGTTCGGCTTCGGCTGCGCCGGAATAGGTCCGGTCGTCTTCGGCCGGGTGCTCGACGCAAGCGGCGGCGGTGGGACCGCTTCGTCCTGGGGGCTGGCTTTTCTGTCCGTGGCCGTCGTAGGGACGCTGGGCCCGTTGGCGCTCTTCCTGTTGCCACTTCGCCTCGCACCGCCCGGCGATAAAAACTGA
- a CDS encoding tyrosine recombinase XerC has protein sequence MTTFGPLPVKTDVAGAIGAWRDWLTAERRLAVNTREAYQHDLAAFMSFLARHLGGPPDLAALANLVPADIRAYLAARGTEGYARTSTARAMATIRSFFRFLDRRGIVQAPAVHAVRTPRLPRSLPRPLSERDALDALGTVAEVSDEPWVGRRDIALLTLLYGCGLRIGEALALDRGEVIGRDVLRVVGKGGKERIVPVLPAVRDAVAAYLCVCPGDNGPQAPLFIGVRGGRLDAAVAQRQMRRLRGHLGLPDSATPHALRHSFATHLLTGGGDLRAIQELLGHASLRTTQRYTDVDRARLTAVHRAAHPRAKRPAGH, from the coding sequence CTGACCACATTCGGGCCCCTGCCCGTCAAGACCGACGTTGCCGGGGCGATCGGTGCGTGGCGCGACTGGCTGACCGCAGAGCGTCGGCTCGCGGTCAACACCCGGGAGGCGTATCAGCACGACCTGGCGGCGTTCATGAGCTTTCTTGCCCGCCACCTCGGCGGCCCCCCCGATCTCGCGGCACTTGCCAACCTGGTTCCCGCCGATATCCGTGCCTATCTCGCGGCGCGGGGCACCGAAGGCTACGCGCGGACGTCGACGGCGCGGGCAATGGCGACGATCCGCAGCTTCTTTCGCTTCCTCGACCGCCGGGGCATCGTGCAAGCGCCGGCGGTGCATGCCGTGCGGACGCCGCGGCTGCCACGCTCCCTGCCGCGACCTCTCAGCGAACGCGATGCACTGGATGCGCTCGGCACCGTCGCCGAGGTATCGGACGAACCCTGGGTCGGGCGGCGTGATATTGCCTTGCTGACGCTGCTCTATGGCTGCGGCCTACGCATCGGAGAAGCGCTGGCGCTTGACAGGGGCGAGGTTATCGGGCGGGACGTGCTGCGCGTCGTCGGCAAGGGTGGCAAGGAACGGATCGTCCCCGTGCTCCCTGCGGTCCGTGACGCGGTTGCGGCGTATCTGTGCGTCTGTCCGGGGGATAACGGGCCGCAAGCGCCGCTCTTCATCGGCGTGCGCGGCGGGCGGCTCGACGCGGCGGTCGCGCAACGGCAAATGCGCCGGCTGCGCGGACATCTCGGCCTGCCGGACTCGGCAACGCCCCACGCGCTCCGGCATTCCTTCGCGACCCATCTTCTTACCGGCGGCGGCGATCTGCGTGCGATCCAAGAACTTCTGGGGCATGCGTCCTTGCGGACGACGCAGCGCTACACCGACGTCGACCGGGCGCGGCTGACGGCCGTCCATCGTGCGGCACACCCGCGGGCAAAGCGGCCCGCGGGCCATTGA
- a CDS encoding DUF484 family protein has product MNKDNENRSQAALAEDEAGHDDGLSDTQVIAYLQRHPEFFTQRAGLLQAMVPPARWSGDTVVDMQRFMVESLRDEIAGLRDCANEVIETSRANLAIQGRTHAAALALVAAPDLDSLVRTVTDDLPIVLDVDVAVLNVEPAPGLELMIGGIGRLRGGDVDRFVGAGRDVALYREMADDGTIFGAAAGLVGSAALARVRWSEDAPPALLAFGCRDDGAFHPRQGTELLRFLAKVLEACLVRLLPIPA; this is encoded by the coding sequence ATGAACAAGGACAATGAGAACCGATCGCAGGCGGCGCTGGCCGAGGACGAGGCCGGCCACGACGACGGCCTGTCGGACACACAGGTCATCGCCTATCTGCAACGGCATCCGGAATTCTTCACCCAGCGCGCCGGGTTGCTGCAGGCGATGGTGCCCCCGGCGCGATGGAGCGGCGATACCGTCGTCGACATGCAGCGCTTCATGGTCGAGAGCCTACGCGACGAGATCGCCGGTCTGCGTGACTGCGCCAACGAGGTCATCGAGACCAGCCGCGCCAACCTCGCGATCCAGGGACGAACCCACGCTGCCGCGCTTGCGCTCGTCGCCGCCCCCGACCTCGATTCGCTCGTCCGGACGGTCACCGACGATCTGCCGATCGTCCTCGACGTCGACGTCGCCGTGCTCAACGTCGAGCCGGCCCCCGGTTTGGAATTGATGATCGGCGGCATCGGCCGGCTGCGCGGAGGCGATGTCGACCGCTTCGTCGGTGCCGGTCGCGACGTCGCCCTTTATCGCGAGATGGCGGACGACGGGACGATTTTTGGCGCGGCCGCCGGTCTTGTCGGCTCGGCGGCTCTGGCTCGCGTTCGCTGGAGCGAGGACGCGCCGCCGGCTCTGCTCGCCTTCGGCTGCCGTGACGACGGCGCCTTTCATCCGCGACAAGGAACAGAGTTGCTGCGCTTCCTCGCCAAGGTGCTCGAAGCGTGTCTCGTGCGTCTTCTGCCCATCCCTGCCTGA
- a CDS encoding primosomal protein N' — protein sequence MSGRRANDGARAAVLLPLPLAGPYDYRIPPGLALIPGDFVEVPLGSRTICGVVWGEGEGRLDDTRLRAVHRLLPTPRLTKVTRRFVDWVAGYTVHSPGAVLRMVMSVPEALIPPPPAQALRRREPLPAIRRTPARDRILGVLADGTPRTLAALAREAACGEGVVRGLLAAGALEMVDVASETAVAPDWRRSGLTLTPAQAVVAAALRARIGNGFAVSLIDGVPGSGKTEVYFEAVAEALARGRQVLVLLPEIALGAQWRRRFNERFGAAPIEWHSDLGRAQRRQTWRGVADGSARVVVGARSALFLPFADLGLIVVDEEHDASFKQEDGVAYHARDMAVVRARLGEVPCVLVSATPSLETVVNARAGRYVEFPLPQRAGGAPPPPVGVIDLRQEVPPRGCFVAPPLRRALAETLAAGRQSLLFLNRRGYAPLTLCRACGHRMRCPSCTAWLVEHRLSGRLQCHHCGYAVPYPPACPACGKVDSLSACGPGVERLAHEVAAFLPQARTVLATSDTLSGPAAAAGLVAGIEAHAVDLIIGTQLIAKGYHFPLLTLVGCVDADLGLSGGDLRAAERTFQILYQVAGRTGRVGDGRVLLQTTWPQHPVIAALASGDRARFLAAEEAERRATGMPPFGRLAALIVSGRNEQSVTDAARAFARSAPLVEGVRVLGPAPAPLALLRGRHRHRLLVQAPRVFALSAFIKNWQAATPVAANVRVQVDIDPQSFL from the coding sequence ATGAGCGGGAGACGGGCGAATGATGGCGCGCGGGCGGCGGTTCTTCTGCCCTTGCCGCTCGCCGGGCCCTACGACTACCGGATTCCGCCCGGTTTGGCGCTTATTCCCGGTGACTTCGTCGAGGTGCCCCTGGGAAGCCGGACGATCTGCGGCGTCGTCTGGGGTGAGGGCGAAGGACGGCTCGACGATACCCGACTCCGGGCGGTGCATCGGCTTTTGCCAACCCCGCGATTAACCAAGGTCACGCGGCGATTCGTCGACTGGGTCGCCGGCTACACCGTGCATTCGCCAGGCGCCGTGCTGCGCATGGTGATGAGTGTGCCGGAAGCGCTGATTCCGCCGCCTCCGGCACAGGCGCTGCGACGACGTGAGCCCTTGCCCGCGATCAGGCGCACGCCGGCACGCGACCGGATACTCGGCGTGCTCGCCGACGGAACGCCGCGCACGCTGGCGGCGCTTGCCCGCGAAGCGGCGTGCGGCGAGGGCGTCGTTCGCGGCCTGCTGGCGGCGGGAGCCCTGGAGATGGTGGACGTTGCCTCCGAAACAGCGGTCGCGCCCGACTGGCGGCGGAGCGGATTGACACTGACCCCGGCGCAGGCGGTTGTCGCCGCTGCCTTGCGAGCCCGAATCGGCAACGGCTTTGCCGTGAGCCTCATCGACGGCGTTCCCGGTTCGGGCAAGACGGAGGTCTACTTCGAAGCCGTCGCCGAGGCCCTCGCCCGTGGCCGGCAGGTGCTCGTCCTGCTGCCGGAGATCGCGCTGGGCGCGCAGTGGCGTCGCCGGTTCAACGAGCGCTTCGGCGCAGCGCCGATCGAATGGCACTCGGACCTCGGGCGTGCGCAGCGGCGTCAGACATGGCGGGGGGTGGCCGACGGCAGCGCACGGGTCGTCGTCGGCGCACGCTCGGCCCTGTTTCTGCCCTTCGCCGATCTCGGCCTGATTGTCGTCGACGAGGAGCACGATGCCTCGTTCAAGCAGGAGGACGGCGTCGCCTATCACGCGCGCGACATGGCCGTCGTCCGCGCCCGCCTGGGTGAAGTGCCGTGCGTCCTGGTTTCGGCGACCCCGTCGCTGGAAACGGTGGTCAACGCGCGGGCCGGCCGCTATGTCGAATTCCCGCTGCCCCAGCGCGCCGGCGGCGCGCCGCCGCCGCCGGTGGGCGTCATCGATCTGCGCCAGGAAGTACCGCCCCGCGGGTGCTTTGTGGCGCCGCCGCTGCGTCGGGCGCTGGCCGAGACCCTGGCCGCCGGCCGGCAGTCGCTGCTTTTCCTCAATCGTCGCGGATACGCACCGCTGACCCTCTGCCGCGCCTGCGGTCACCGGATGCGCTGCCCGTCGTGCACCGCCTGGCTGGTCGAGCACCGGCTGAGCGGGCGCTTGCAATGCCACCACTGCGGCTACGCGGTGCCGTACCCGCCAGCGTGTCCCGCCTGTGGCAAGGTGGATAGTCTTTCCGCCTGCGGCCCCGGTGTCGAGCGACTGGCCCACGAGGTAGCGGCATTTCTGCCCCAGGCGCGCACCGTCCTTGCCACCTCCGATACCCTGTCAGGGCCGGCGGCCGCGGCCGGCTTGGTGGCCGGGATCGAGGCCCATGCTGTCGACCTGATCATCGGCACGCAATTGATCGCCAAGGGATATCACTTTCCGCTGCTGACACTGGTGGGCTGCGTCGATGCCGACCTCGGCCTCAGCGGCGGCGATCTCCGCGCCGCGGAGCGCACGTTTCAGATCCTTTATCAGGTGGCGGGGCGGACGGGGCGCGTCGGCGACGGTCGTGTGCTGCTGCAGACCACCTGGCCGCAACATCCGGTGATCGCAGCACTCGCGTCAGGTGATCGCGCGCGTTTTCTCGCCGCCGAGGAGGCGGAGCGGCGCGCAACCGGCATGCCGCCCTTCGGCCGCCTCGCCGCGCTGATCGTCTCCGGCCGTAACGAGCAGTCAGTCACCGATGCTGCACGCGCGTTTGCCCGTTCGGCACCGCTTGTCGAAGGTGTGCGGGTACTGGGGCCCGCACCCGCGCCCCTGGCGCTTCTGCGCGGCCGTCACCGGCACAGATTGCTCGTCCAAGCGCCGCGGGTGTTCGCTCTGTCGGCGTTCATCAAAAATTGGCAGGCGGCGACGCCGGTCGCGGCAAACGTTCGCGTGCAGGTCGATATCGACCCTCAGAGCTTTCTCTGA
- a CDS encoding F0F1 ATP synthase subunit delta, whose protein sequence is MTSATQGSTGLAERYATALFELAEADKALDEVAAELKQLQELIQASGDLQRLIRSPVISRADQCRAIEAILKHLGVRDLTRRFVGLVAHNRRLFALPIIIDAFSRRLARDRGETTAEVTSAKPLTSDQLASIAAALKQVDGTQVSLTTRTDPELLGGLVVKIGSRMIDSSLRTKLLRLSFAIKGIG, encoded by the coding sequence GTGACATCCGCAACCCAAGGCTCCACCGGCCTCGCCGAACGCTATGCCACCGCGTTGTTCGAACTCGCCGAAGCCGACAAAGCGCTCGACGAGGTCGCCGCGGAGCTAAAGCAGCTTCAAGAACTGATCCAGGCCTCGGGCGACCTGCAGCGGCTAATCCGCTCGCCGGTCATCTCGCGCGCAGACCAGTGCCGAGCCATCGAGGCGATCTTGAAGCACCTCGGCGTCCGGGATCTCACACGCCGTTTCGTGGGTCTCGTTGCTCACAACCGACGGCTGTTCGCGCTGCCGATTATCATCGATGCGTTCTCGCGGCGTCTCGCCCGCGATCGCGGAGAGACGACGGCCGAAGTGACGTCGGCCAAGCCACTGACGAGCGATCAATTGGCATCGATCGCTGCCGCGCTCAAGCAGGTGGACGGCACGCAGGTATCTTTGACGACACGCACCGATCCGGAGCTTCTCGGCGGCCTCGTCGTCAAGATCGGCTCGCGTATGATCGACAGCTCGCTAAGAACAAAATTGCTCCGGTTGAGCTTTGCAATTAAGGGGATCGGGTGA
- a CDS encoding F0F1 ATP synthase subunit alpha, with product MEIRAAEISAILKQQIATFGTEAEVAEVGTVLTVGDGIARVYGLDKVQAGEMVEFPDGTKGMALNLEEDNVGVVLFGDDRAIREGDTVKRTGDIVDVPVGKGLLGRVINAVGEPIDGKGPIDSSERRVVDVKAPGIIPRRSVHEPMQTGIKAIDSLIPVGRGQRELIIGDRQTGKTAIILDTILNQKRINANATNEHEKLYCIYVAVGQKRSSVAQIVKTLQDNDALEYSCVIAATASEAAPLQYLAPYTGCTVGEYFRDNGMHAVIFYDDLSKQAVAYRQMSLLLRRPPGREAYPGDVFYLHSRLLERAAKLNKDHGLGSLTALPVIETQAGDVSAYIPTNVISITDGQIFLETELFYKGIRPAVNVGLSVSRVGSSAQIKAMKKVAGTIKLELAQYREMASFAQFASDLDASTQKLLARGSRLTQLLKQPQFKPVPVEEQVVAIFAGTRGYLDTVPIEDVNRFEAAMLDSIRANGADILEAIRTQKDLTPEIEGNLKSFLDRFGKSFS from the coding sequence ATGGAAATCCGGGCAGCGGAAATATCCGCCATTCTGAAGCAACAGATTGCGACGTTCGGCACCGAGGCCGAAGTCGCCGAGGTAGGAACAGTACTAACCGTCGGTGACGGCATCGCCCGGGTCTACGGCCTCGACAAGGTGCAGGCCGGCGAGATGGTCGAGTTTCCTGATGGCACCAAGGGGATGGCGCTGAACCTCGAGGAGGACAACGTCGGCGTCGTGCTGTTCGGCGACGACCGGGCGATCCGCGAGGGCGATACCGTCAAGCGGACCGGCGACATCGTCGACGTGCCCGTTGGCAAGGGCCTGCTCGGCCGCGTGATCAACGCGGTGGGCGAGCCGATCGACGGCAAGGGGCCGATCGACAGCAGCGAGCGTCGCGTCGTCGACGTCAAGGCGCCGGGCATCATTCCGCGTCGCTCGGTGCACGAGCCGATGCAGACCGGCATCAAGGCGATCGACAGCCTCATTCCGGTCGGTCGCGGGCAGCGCGAACTGATCATCGGCGACCGCCAGACCGGCAAGACCGCGATCATCCTCGATACCATCCTCAACCAGAAGCGTATCAACGCCAACGCAACCAACGAGCACGAGAAGCTCTATTGCATTTATGTCGCCGTTGGACAGAAGCGCTCCTCCGTTGCCCAGATCGTCAAGACACTGCAGGATAACGACGCGCTCGAATACAGCTGCGTCATCGCCGCGACCGCGTCGGAAGCCGCGCCCCTGCAGTATCTCGCGCCCTATACGGGTTGCACCGTCGGCGAATACTTCCGCGATAACGGCATGCACGCGGTCATTTTCTACGACGACCTTTCCAAGCAGGCGGTGGCGTATCGCCAGATGTCACTGCTGCTCCGTCGTCCGCCGGGACGCGAAGCCTATCCGGGTGACGTCTTCTACCTACACTCACGCCTGCTCGAGCGTGCGGCCAAGCTGAACAAGGACCACGGGCTGGGCTCGCTGACGGCCCTGCCGGTGATCGAAACCCAGGCCGGCGACGTTTCCGCCTACATCCCGACCAACGTCATCTCGATTACCGACGGTCAGATCTTCCTCGAGACCGAGCTGTTCTATAAGGGCATCCGTCCGGCGGTGAACGTTGGACTGTCGGTCAGCCGCGTCGGCTCGTCGGCGCAGATCAAGGCGATGAAGAAGGTCGCCGGCACGATCAAACTGGAGTTGGCGCAGTACCGGGAGATGGCGTCGTTCGCCCAGTTCGCCTCGGACCTCGATGCGTCGACCCAAAAGCTGCTGGCTCGCGGTTCCCGTTTGACCCAGCTTTTGAAGCAGCCGCAGTTCAAGCCGGTTCCGGTCGAAGAGCAGGTGGTCGCGATCTTTGCCGGTACGCGCGGCTATCTAGACACCGTGCCGATCGAAGACGTGAACCGTTTCGAGGCGGCGATGCTCGACAGCATCCGGGCCAATGGCGCCGATATTCTTGAGGCGATCCGGACCCAGAAGGATCTCACACCGGAAATCGAGGGAAACCTTAAGTCCTTCCTCGACCGCTTCGGCAAGTCCTTCTCCTAA
- a CDS encoding F0F1 ATP synthase subunit gamma, protein MASLKDLRVRITSVKSTQKITSAMKMVAAAKLKRAQSAAELGRPYSQTMERMLSGLIASMPTLDTAPKLLSGSGTTNKHLLVAVTSDRGLAGGFNGNIAREVRRHVAALQREGKEVKLLLIGRKGRDALRRDHAKLILDTMENVTRNGAQFAPAREISRRLRTMFDAGEFDVCTLVFNTFKSAISQIVTAKQIIPFPIAAITSGAETHKTPQGGVYEMEPEEDELLEALLPKYLSMEIFRALLESYASEQGARMTAMDNATRNAGDMIAGLTLTYNRSRQAAITKELIEIISGAEAV, encoded by the coding sequence ATGGCAAGCCTTAAAGACCTGCGCGTGCGGATCACCAGCGTCAAGTCGACGCAGAAGATCACGTCCGCCATGAAAATGGTCGCGGCTGCGAAACTCAAGCGCGCGCAGAGCGCAGCCGAACTCGGCCGACCCTACTCGCAGACGATGGAACGGATGCTCTCCGGTCTGATCGCCAGCATGCCCACTCTTGATACGGCGCCCAAGCTTCTGTCCGGCAGCGGCACGACCAACAAGCACCTGCTGGTCGCCGTCACCAGCGACCGCGGGCTGGCCGGCGGCTTCAACGGCAATATCGCCCGCGAGGTTCGCCGTCACGTCGCCGCCCTTCAGCGCGAGGGCAAGGAGGTCAAGCTCCTGTTGATCGGCCGCAAGGGTCGCGACGCTTTGCGGCGCGATCATGCCAAGCTGATCCTCGATACGATGGAAAACGTCACGCGCAACGGGGCCCAGTTCGCCCCCGCGCGCGAGATTTCCCGCCGCTTGCGCACAATGTTCGACGCGGGCGAGTTCGACGTGTGTACCCTCGTCTTCAACACCTTCAAGTCGGCCATTTCTCAGATCGTCACCGCCAAGCAGATCATTCCGTTCCCCATCGCCGCGATCACAAGCGGCGCCGAGACGCATAAGACGCCGCAAGGCGGGGTGTACGAGATGGAGCCGGAAGAGGACGAACTGCTCGAGGCGCTGCTGCCGAAATACCTGTCGATGGAGATCTTCCGGGCCTTGCTTGAGAGCTATGCCTCTGAGCAAGGTGCCCGCATGACCGCCATGGACAATGCGACGCGCAACGCGGGCGATATGATCGCGGGGCTCACCCTCACTTATAACCGCAGCCGCCAGGCCGCCATTACCAAGGAACTGATCGAAATCATTTCCGGCGCCGAGGCGGTATAA